From the Hyalangium gracile genome, one window contains:
- a CDS encoding PKD domain-containing protein — protein sequence MSATPRLSAIEVSWQSVPGAHGYHLYWSTDARFSSPEKVENVSSPFIHENLDDESTYYYAVTVFNSSGESRRAKRVSASPLPPNQKPSARFDVIPQQGSLEVVVDASASSDPDGQVVRYKWRFGDGEEAITRSPRLKHPYAVPGTYRIRLTVLDDGGAKGSATRSVTVTAPAPAQPQPPAGPQPPAEPQPSPVEPLPPPVTPSPPVEPAPPAEPQPPAEPPPPIEPPPHVEPVPAPQGSAFSISATAGDAPLEVAVQVPSSAETGTSHQWDFGDGTRAEGDSARHTYAAPGSFTVTLSSKPASGTARSASRDVHVFAAQAQTPVEPRRKITVVGRVRTRDGAPLEGARVSVAQGPERAYAYTDTEGRFTLVANGGGALELTYEKAGHFPLHRRISSAWQSEHSAPDVVLSARDTVVTKIAVGAAATTAQLARASQVRDEHGSRRATLLFPPGTSATSTGADGRRIHHSGLHVRATEYTVGGQGPQAMPAELPPGTAYTYAIEFSADEVPPSTDVHFDKPVRFYVENFLGFPVGSHVPVGNYDRVRRAWLPMRNGRVIQVLGASGGLASIDCDGKGPASASALSALGIDDEERSTLAAAYAPGQSLWRVELQHFSTIDCNWPRKLPEDAAPCDADDPKEDETEDDPCEQSGSIIDCHNCALGERIPLVGTELSLHYRSDRIPRENDFIREIPLSRDRLPASLKKIVLDVVQGSRHERFEYPPTPHLVHRVTLPEEQRKPPVRPLSVRIGYVYPSSYLAPPNLEQNFGLSTAEAKRIRDTRIDETLWKEWTGWIGRFDARAVGLCGWTLSNHHRYDSVHGVLHLGDGSQRRIGSRKPSVVTVAGQGGGAGAEGYGGDGGPARRAHLNGPSKLTIAPDGTIYFIDSGNNIIRRISPDGSIERFAGVVEPEHSENGRQMARRPEGDGGPALLARFGSLADLELGPDGALYIVDGFHDVIRRVGPDGTITHFAGRFVERPYEGSIGDGGPATEAVLDSPDSITFGPDGSLYVTELFAIRRIQPDGVITTFAGSHPGAVIRENVSPHSLAFGPDGSLYFAEPHQHRVRKITPDGVVTRVAGTDTQGSRGDGGQAVEAGLAFPTSVVLARDGSIYIAEGQRIRCITPDGIIQTIAGNVPESLPPDVDAYDFIAREEVPVLTSFLEASDMLLGPDGGIYYTEPEWHRVRVIRAGGVAGFFEQVIPDETGDHLYVFDGTGKHLRTVDTLTGHVLVRFEHDERGGLSSVVESDGRTTRIERGPDGSPAAIIGPYGDRTRLALDEAGRLAFTVDPHGDYHVLGYDSRGLLTRFVTPDGGESLFSYDGEGRLSQERTSEGARIALVQRGEGGTRSVSLQRDAHCTEYTTEAMPDGGQRRITVLPSGLRLESARGGDGAQSTRLPDGTTLEILAVADPVLGAAGPPGGKVTLTTPGGVSVRLGVSRSAQRDPKHLLRVTRVLETLTLGGQTRTIEYAADTRTLQVKTSEEHASGLRLDERGRVIELLPEGESPTRIAYDERGRLASVTDEVGQARFAYDARDQLVEAVDPLSRVTRYEYDERGRQVREQLPDGATVSYAYDGHGLLTAIVPPGRPPHHFSYTERGIVSEYQPPAAAAQASVLRWGFDASGRLTSIDRGGGRTLVLSHDEQGRLAAVGPAGGEVRYAYDAVGRVSAITGPGGDAVTYEHDGFLPTARRWTGAVAGRVSSRYGEDLHVREQRVNDEHVLHFRYEEGLPTAVGGLQLNWKGLGRLAGSGFQRISDAFEHDARGRVVRYRVSRDLQEFFALEVKRDALGRVLEQLEHEGGAQRRTSFAYDEAGRLARVERDGAVTTFTYDANGNRTAWEEGGLRVEARYDEQDRILSSGELRFEHSPEGELLARARGTQEERFTFTAEGELASVTGLGGRRVEYVIDPEGRRLGKRVDGKLTQGFLYDELDRVIAELDGSGAVVSRFFYGSRPHVPDGFIRGGRQYRIISDLIGSPRLILDADTGDLAGRLDYDAWGRLTRDEGPSLQPFGFAGGIHDRDTGWVHFGARDYDPALGRWISKDPLLFHGGSTNLYAYADGDPINHIDPSGTLALLLFLPYLESALLGAGSELLWKLLLERKRLECLTWEDWLWILAAGVTGPLGKLSAARRARRLKQLDPPVPVRRRRNLLDDILDRIDPRRRRRKKLIEENKRMPKPDRKPPIEPPDPRKLRSKKLAEELERLDSGHSLDRHGPDVTDALLERRLKTGIAPDGKYSSAPASTRFSSYDDWLKTRDDALRAIEKREGISLERPPGPGEPTKHSINLDHKRPIDEGFVGSGTKTKITDPATGKKHNIYSNTDPVSGITGTKTSVEWNPATNRWDVKQHFPDGAKWDNVTKTYGP from the coding sequence TTGAGTGCAACGCCCCGGCTCTCGGCCATCGAGGTGAGCTGGCAGTCCGTGCCAGGGGCTCACGGCTACCACCTCTACTGGTCCACGGACGCGCGGTTCTCCTCGCCCGAGAAGGTCGAGAACGTCTCCTCGCCGTTCATCCATGAGAACCTCGACGACGAGAGCACCTATTATTACGCCGTCACCGTCTTCAACAGCTCTGGCGAGAGCCGCCGCGCGAAGCGCGTGTCGGCCTCCCCGCTCCCACCCAATCAGAAGCCCTCCGCCCGCTTCGACGTCATCCCGCAGCAGGGCTCCCTCGAGGTGGTGGTGGACGCCTCCGCCTCCTCGGACCCGGACGGACAGGTCGTCCGCTACAAGTGGCGCTTCGGTGACGGAGAAGAGGCCATCACCAGGTCGCCCAGGCTCAAGCACCCGTATGCGGTGCCTGGGACCTATCGGATTAGGCTGACCGTGCTCGATGACGGGGGCGCGAAGGGCAGCGCGACCCGCTCCGTGACGGTCACCGCGCCTGCTCCCGCGCAGCCCCAGCCGCCAGCGGGCCCCCAGCCGCCAGCCGAGCCCCAGCCATCCCCTGTTGAACCCCTTCCGCCTCCCGTCACGCCCAGCCCACCCGTCGAGCCAGCACCTCCCGCCGAGCCTCAGCCTCCCGCCGAGCCACCGCCGCCCATCGAGCCGCCGCCTCACGTCGAGCCCGTTCCCGCTCCGCAGGGCTCCGCGTTCTCGATCTCCGCCACCGCGGGTGATGCCCCGCTGGAGGTCGCGGTCCAGGTGCCTTCTTCAGCCGAGACAGGCACTTCCCACCAGTGGGACTTTGGCGACGGAACACGGGCCGAGGGCGACTCGGCCCGCCATACCTACGCCGCTCCCGGGAGCTTCACAGTCACGCTCAGCTCGAAACCGGCTTCGGGCACCGCGCGGTCCGCTTCGCGCGACGTCCACGTCTTCGCGGCCCAGGCCCAGACCCCCGTGGAGCCACGCCGCAAGATCACCGTCGTGGGAAGGGTGCGTACGCGTGACGGAGCGCCGCTCGAAGGTGCGCGAGTCTCGGTAGCCCAGGGACCAGAGCGGGCCTACGCCTATACGGACACCGAGGGGCGGTTCACCCTCGTCGCCAATGGAGGCGGCGCGCTCGAGCTGACCTACGAGAAGGCGGGCCACTTCCCCCTCCACCGCCGCATCTCGTCCGCCTGGCAGAGCGAGCACTCGGCCCCCGACGTCGTCCTCAGCGCGCGTGACACGGTCGTCACGAAGATCGCGGTGGGCGCGGCAGCCACGACCGCCCAGCTCGCACGCGCGAGCCAGGTGCGCGATGAGCACGGCTCCCGCCGGGCGACGCTGCTCTTTCCTCCAGGGACCTCGGCGACGAGCACGGGAGCAGATGGTCGGCGGATACACCACTCAGGGCTCCACGTTCGTGCCACGGAGTACACCGTGGGTGGCCAGGGGCCTCAGGCCATGCCCGCGGAGCTCCCCCCAGGCACCGCCTATACCTACGCCATCGAGTTCAGCGCCGACGAGGTTCCGCCCTCGACGGACGTGCACTTCGACAAGCCGGTGCGCTTCTACGTCGAGAACTTCCTGGGCTTTCCCGTCGGCAGCCACGTGCCGGTGGGCAACTACGATCGCGTCCGCCGTGCCTGGCTGCCCATGCGGAATGGGCGTGTCATCCAGGTGCTGGGGGCCTCCGGGGGGCTTGCCAGCATCGACTGCGACGGCAAGGGCCCGGCGTCTGCCTCGGCGCTCTCCGCGCTCGGCATCGATGACGAGGAGCGCAGCACTCTCGCCGCTGCCTACGCTCCTGGACAGAGCCTGTGGCGTGTCGAGCTCCAGCACTTCAGCACCATCGACTGCAACTGGCCGCGCAAGCTCCCAGAGGATGCGGCCCCCTGCGACGCCGACGACCCGAAGGAGGATGAGACCGAGGATGATCCGTGCGAGCAGTCCGGCTCGATCATCGACTGTCATAACTGCGCGCTCGGTGAGCGGATCCCTCTGGTCGGAACGGAGCTATCCCTGCACTACCGCAGTGACCGCATCCCTCGAGAGAACGACTTCATTCGCGAGATCCCCCTGAGTCGGGACAGGCTTCCTGCCAGCCTGAAGAAGATCGTCCTGGACGTCGTTCAGGGCTCGCGCCACGAGCGGTTCGAGTATCCCCCCACCCCCCACCTCGTCCACCGCGTCACCCTGCCCGAGGAGCAGCGAAAGCCCCCCGTCCGGCCGCTCTCCGTGCGCATCGGTTACGTCTATCCCTCCTCGTATCTCGCGCCTCCGAATCTCGAGCAGAACTTCGGGCTTTCCACGGCGGAGGCGAAGCGGATCCGCGACACCCGGATCGACGAGACGCTGTGGAAGGAATGGACGGGCTGGATTGGCCGCTTCGATGCGCGAGCAGTGGGACTCTGCGGGTGGACGCTGAGCAATCACCACCGCTACGACTCGGTGCATGGGGTGCTGCACCTGGGTGATGGCTCGCAGCGGCGCATCGGGAGCCGGAAGCCCAGCGTCGTGACGGTGGCGGGACAGGGCGGAGGCGCGGGGGCCGAGGGATATGGCGGCGATGGCGGGCCGGCTCGCCGAGCGCACCTGAATGGCCCCTCCAAGCTCACCATCGCCCCGGACGGGACGATCTATTTCATCGATAGCGGAAACAATATCATCCGGCGAATCTCTCCGGATGGCTCCATCGAGCGCTTCGCTGGAGTCGTCGAACCGGAGCACTCCGAGAATGGGCGCCAGATGGCCAGGAGGCCGGAGGGCGATGGAGGCCCTGCACTGCTCGCTCGGTTCGGTTCGCTCGCGGATCTCGAGCTCGGGCCGGATGGGGCGCTCTACATCGTGGATGGCTTCCATGACGTCATCCGACGGGTAGGCCCGGATGGAACCATCACGCACTTCGCGGGGCGCTTCGTCGAGAGACCCTACGAGGGGTCGATCGGAGATGGCGGGCCCGCCACCGAGGCCGTTCTCGACAGCCCCGACAGCATCACCTTCGGTCCGGACGGCAGCCTCTACGTCACGGAGCTGTTTGCCATCCGGCGTATCCAGCCAGATGGCGTCATCACCACCTTCGCGGGCTCCCATCCTGGAGCCGTCATCCGTGAGAACGTCTCCCCGCACTCGCTCGCCTTTGGCCCCGACGGCAGTCTCTACTTCGCGGAGCCTCATCAGCATCGCGTCCGGAAGATCACTCCCGACGGGGTCGTCACCCGGGTAGCGGGGACTGACACGCAAGGCTCGCGTGGTGACGGGGGGCAGGCAGTCGAGGCGGGGTTGGCTTTTCCCACGAGCGTCGTCCTGGCCAGGGACGGCTCCATCTACATCGCCGAGGGGCAGCGCATCCGGTGCATCACGCCGGATGGAATCATCCAGACGATCGCGGGCAACGTGCCCGAGTCCCTTCCGCCGGACGTGGACGCCTACGACTTCATCGCGCGTGAGGAGGTGCCGGTGCTCACGAGCTTCCTGGAGGCCAGTGACATGCTCCTGGGGCCCGACGGTGGCATCTACTACACCGAGCCGGAGTGGCACCGCGTCCGCGTCATCCGCGCCGGAGGTGTTGCCGGCTTCTTCGAGCAGGTCATCCCCGATGAGACAGGCGACCACCTCTACGTCTTCGACGGCACGGGCAAACACCTCCGGACTGTGGACACGCTGACCGGCCATGTCCTCGTGCGCTTCGAGCATGACGAGCGAGGGGGCCTGTCTTCCGTGGTGGAGAGCGACGGCCGCACGACTCGAATCGAGCGAGGGCCGGACGGGAGCCCGGCAGCGATCATCGGACCCTACGGTGACCGGACGCGGCTCGCGCTCGATGAGGCGGGCCGGCTCGCCTTCACGGTGGATCCCCACGGGGACTACCATGTGCTGGGGTACGACTCGAGAGGGTTGCTCACGCGCTTCGTCACCCCGGACGGCGGTGAGTCCCTCTTCTCGTATGACGGGGAAGGCCGACTCTCCCAGGAGCGTACGAGCGAGGGGGCGCGCATCGCCCTGGTGCAGCGCGGCGAGGGAGGCACCCGCTCGGTCTCACTCCAGCGGGACGCACACTGCACGGAGTACACCACCGAGGCGATGCCCGATGGCGGGCAGCGGCGGATCACGGTGCTTCCCTCCGGGCTGCGCCTCGAGTCCGCCCGCGGCGGCGATGGCGCCCAGAGCACACGCCTGCCGGATGGCACCACGCTCGAGATCCTGGCCGTTGCGGACCCAGTGCTCGGCGCGGCGGGGCCTCCGGGAGGGAAGGTCACCCTCACCACGCCTGGAGGAGTCAGTGTGAGGCTGGGGGTCAGTCGCAGCGCGCAGCGCGACCCCAAGCACCTGCTCCGCGTGACACGCGTCCTCGAGACGCTCACGCTCGGAGGGCAGACTCGAACCATCGAGTATGCCGCTGATACCCGCACGCTCCAGGTGAAGACCAGCGAGGAGCATGCCTCGGGACTCCGCCTCGATGAGCGCGGCCGTGTCATCGAGCTCCTCCCCGAGGGAGAGAGCCCGACCCGGATCGCGTATGACGAGCGCGGCCGCCTTGCCAGCGTCACGGACGAAGTGGGCCAGGCTCGCTTCGCGTACGACGCCAGGGACCAGCTCGTGGAGGCCGTCGATCCGCTGTCACGCGTCACCCGATACGAATATGACGAGCGGGGCAGGCAGGTTCGGGAACAGCTCCCCGACGGCGCGACCGTCTCCTACGCGTATGACGGGCACGGTCTCCTCACGGCGATCGTGCCCCCTGGTCGCCCTCCTCATCACTTCTCGTACACGGAGCGAGGAATCGTCAGCGAGTACCAGCCGCCAGCAGCGGCGGCACAGGCTTCCGTGCTCCGCTGGGGCTTCGATGCCTCGGGTCGGCTCACCTCCATCGATCGGGGAGGTGGCAGGACTCTCGTGCTCAGCCATGACGAGCAGGGACGCCTTGCAGCCGTGGGCCCCGCGGGCGGAGAGGTTCGCTATGCCTATGACGCCGTGGGGCGTGTCTCCGCCATCACCGGGCCCGGAGGAGACGCGGTCACCTACGAGCACGACGGCTTCCTTCCGACGGCGCGGCGCTGGACGGGCGCCGTAGCTGGCAGGGTGTCTTCACGCTACGGCGAGGACCTCCACGTACGGGAGCAGCGAGTCAATGACGAGCACGTGCTCCACTTCCGCTACGAGGAGGGGCTCCCTACCGCTGTCGGAGGCTTGCAGCTGAACTGGAAGGGGCTGGGCCGGCTGGCTGGCTCGGGGTTCCAGCGCATCTCCGACGCTTTCGAGCATGATGCCCGCGGCAGGGTGGTGCGGTACCGCGTGTCCCGCGACCTACAGGAGTTCTTCGCCCTCGAGGTGAAGCGGGACGCCCTGGGGCGGGTGCTCGAGCAGCTCGAGCACGAAGGTGGAGCGCAGCGCCGCACCTCGTTCGCCTATGACGAGGCGGGGCGCCTGGCCCGAGTCGAGCGCGATGGCGCCGTGACGACCTTCACCTACGACGCCAACGGAAACCGCACGGCATGGGAGGAGGGAGGGCTTCGCGTCGAGGCGCGGTACGACGAGCAGGATCGCATCCTCTCCTCAGGAGAGCTCCGGTTCGAGCACTCTCCCGAGGGCGAGCTGCTGGCGCGTGCGCGCGGCACCCAGGAAGAGCGCTTCACCTTTACCGCGGAGGGCGAGCTGGCCTCGGTCACGGGCCTGGGAGGCCGTCGGGTCGAGTACGTCATCGACCCGGAGGGCCGGAGGCTGGGCAAGCGGGTCGACGGGAAGCTGACGCAGGGGTTCCTCTATGACGAGCTGGACCGGGTCATCGCCGAGCTGGATGGCTCGGGGGCCGTCGTCTCCCGGTTCTTCTACGGCTCACGTCCCCACGTGCCAGACGGGTTCATCAGGGGCGGGCGCCAGTACCGGATCATCTCCGACCTGATCGGCAGCCCTCGTCTCATCCTGGACGCGGACACGGGAGATCTCGCGGGCCGGCTGGACTACGACGCGTGGGGTCGGCTCACGCGTGACGAGGGCCCGTCACTGCAGCCCTTCGGGTTCGCTGGCGGGATTCATGACCGGGACACGGGGTGGGTCCACTTCGGCGCGCGAGACTACGACCCGGCGCTCGGTCGCTGGATCTCGAAGGATCCGCTCCTCTTCCATGGGGGCAGTACGAACCTCTACGCGTACGCGGATGGCGACCCCATCAACCACATCGATCCCAGCGGAACGCTGGCCCTGCTCCTGTTTCTGCCCTACCTCGAGTCCGCCCTGCTCGGCGCCGGCAGCGAGCTCCTCTGGAAGCTGCTCCTGGAGCGCAAGCGGCTCGAGTGCCTGACCTGGGAGGACTGGCTCTGGATCCTCGCCGCTGGCGTCACCGGTCCGCTGGGCAAGCTGTCGGCCGCACGTCGGGCCCGGCGCCTGAAGCAGCTCGATCCGCCCGTGCCCGTCAGGCGTCGCAGGAACCTCCTCGACGACATCCTCGATCGTATCGATCCCCGGCGCCGACGGCGGAAGAAGCTCATCGAAGAGAACAAGCGGATGCCGAAGCCGGACCGCAAGCCTCCCATCGAGCCGCCGGATCCCCGCAAGCTGCGATCCAAGAAGCTGGCCGAGGAGCTCGAACGGCTCGACAGCGGGCACAGCCTCGACCGGCACGGGCCAGACGTGACGGATGCGCTCCTGGAGCGGCGGCTCAAGACGGGCATCGCGCCTGATGGGAAGTACAGCTCGGCCCCGGCCTCGACACGGTTCTCGAGCTACGACGACTGGCTGAAGACCCGAGACGACGCGCTCCGTGCCATCGAGAAGCGGGAGGGCATCAGCCTCGAGAGGCCCCCCGGCCCTGGTGAGCCCACGAAGCACAGCATCAACCTCGACCACAAGCGCCCGATCGACGAGGGCTTCGTCGGCTCGGGCACGAAGACGAAGATCACCGATCCGGCCACGGGCAAGAAGCACAACATCTACTCCAACACGGATCCCGTGAGTGGAATCACGGGCACGAAGACCTCCGTCG